The window CCGTGATCATCGCGGAAAACAGGGTCTCGATCGGGTCGCTCGCCCCGGTTTTCGCCGGGAGCGACGGCGAGAGTCCGGTGCCGACCGCGACGAACGCGACGAAGACGACGACCGTCAGGACCCCGGCGACGACGAGCCGGTTCGCCCGCAACAGCAGCCAGAGCTTCAGTCGGCTCTCGCCGGCCCGCCCTCGCATGGTCTCCGCGGTGTCCGTGTCGTCGACGTCCGAGGCGGGCTCGACCTCGACGGCGTCGGTTTCGGCCGCGTCCGGTCCCGATCGGTCGTCGTCCGTCATTTACGCGACACACGACGCTCGACCGACAGATAAGTACACGGGGCGGTACCCGACGAGGCGCCCGGCGCAAGTCACAACCCCACGCCGGACGAAGCGGTCGGCACATGTCGACGCACGTCGGCCCCAGCGTCACCCTCGTTCGCAACGCCACCCTTCTCGCGACCGTCGGCGACACGACGTTCCTCGTCGATCCGCTGTTCGCGTCGCGGGGCGCGTTGCCGCCGATCGACGACACGCCGAACGACCGCGCCAACCCGCTCGTCCCGATGCCCGACGTCGACCTGTCGCACGACGCCGTGATCGTCACGCATCGCCACCCGGACCACTTCGACGACGCGGCGAAGTCCGAGCTCGACGCGGACGTCCCGCTGTTCTGTCAGCCCGCCGAGGCCGACGCGTTCGTCGAGGACGGATTCACCGACGTGCGGCCCGTCGAGGACGCGGCGACGTTCGAGGGGGTCACCCTCCACCGGACCCCGGGCCGCCACGGTCACGGGGAGCTGGCCGAGGAGATGGGGCCCGTCTCCGGGTTCGTCCTCGAGGGCGAGGCGACGCTGTACCTCGCCGGCGACACGGTCTGGTACGACCCCGTCGCGGAGACGCTGGACCGGTTCGAGCCCGACGCGGTCGTCCTCAACGGCGGCGCGGCGCGGTTCAATCAGGGGGAGCCGATCACGATGGGCGTTGATGACGTCGCCGCCGTCCGCGAGGCCACCGACGCCGCGGTCGCCGCGGTCCACATGGAGGCGATCAATCACTGCCTGCTCTCGCGGGAGGAGCTCCGCTCGGAGACGGACGGGTTGCTCGTGCCGGAGGATGGTGAGGAGATCGAGTTCTAGCCGCACCGCCGGTTCGAGAGTGGACTTGTCACTCCTCCCTGCGGTCATCGGAGCGGTTCCGCCGCTTCGAGCAGTCGCTCACTTCGTTCGCGATGACGTCGTGAGAAGGTCCGGGTGCGAGAATCGAACCACGGTCAGACGTGCTCGCTTCGCTGCGCGCGACCTCCCTGCTTCAATTCTCCGCGGAGCCTCGCGGCTCGCGGTGTTGCTCGCCGCGAGAAGGTCCGGGTGCGAGAATCGAACCCGCGTCTCAGCCTCCACAAGGCTGAAGGATAGTCCACTACCCTAACCCGGACACGCGTCGATATCTACCTCGCTTTGATAAATAACCGTTACGACTCCCGGACGGGCGTGTGACCCGGTGCCGTCCGGTGATAGCGCCGAGTCGCCTCGGGGCGTCCGGCGCGCGGACGGGGTCGACGCACCGCGCCGCTTTTACTCTCCGCCGGCGTACCCCCGCGTACCCGTGGCGTTCACCGACAAGATCTACGTGAAGAACCACCGGCAGCTCGCCTCCCAGCTGGAGACGAACATTCCGAAGGGCGCGTTCGCCGGCGCGACCCTCGACATGCTGTTCACCGGTGACGGCCTCTCGAAGCTCGACTCCACGACGCGCGACCGCATCCTCGACTTCGCCGAGGACTTCCTCGACTGCGACTGTCAGGCGAACCCCTACTGCGGCTGTCCCGAGGAGAAGTTTATGCGGTACGTGCTGGAGCTCCGCGCCGAGGGGCTCGGCCCGCAGGCGATCGTGGACGTGATGACGGACGACTACATGGTGTACGCGTACACCGGCGACGTGCTCTCGTTCCTCGACGACGCGGTGCGGAACCTGGAGGCCGTCGAGACCCTCGCGGACGTCGAGGGCAACGAGGAGATGTCCGAGCGAGCGCGGCGCGCGAAACGGGAATTATCGGGATAAGACGCGTATCGGCGAGACGGGTCTGTTTGTGTGATCGGGTATTTATAAATCGTCGCTGGCGGTGGCGCGACGGGCGGCCACAGGGTCTCAGCCGCCCGCTTATAATTGATCGTTGGAAGCGCGGTGACCAGCTTCAAAGCCCCAGTCGCTTGCTTATGAGTGAGTGATCGCGTATCGACGGTGACCACCTCCAAAGCCCCAGTCCCGACGACTTGGGGGCCTCGTTGCGCTCCTCGCTCGTTCGCTCCGCTCACTCGCTGCGGTGCTTACTTCGGCCGCCTTCGTCGTCGGGACTGCCCCTTTGAGTCCCACCCCACACCGCTCCGCACAGCACCTCACACCTCCCCAGCCTCGTCGGACCGGCGCGGCCGCGCCGGTCCGACTCCCTCGCGGGCTCCTCGCGCCCGTTGGGCGCTCGGAGGCGCGCCACCGCACAGCACCGCGCCGTTTATTTATAAGTAGGCGGCGCTGTCGGGCGGTCCGACACCCGTCCTCTTCGTTCGGTCTCGTTCCCGTCCGCGTGGAGCGTCCGAACGGTCTAAGTGCGCTCGCTCCCGAACTCGGGTAATGAGTCTTCGGCCCGCGTGGCTGACCTTCAGGCGATACGCGGCGGCGACGACGGGGATGACGCTGACGCTGTTCGCGCTCGGCGTCTACACCGCGGCGACCGGCTCCGGGCTGGCGTGCGAGGCCCAGTGGCCGCTCTGTTCGGACCAGCTCATCCCCGCGATGACGATCAACCCGGACTTCATCGAGTGGTTCCACCGCGCGTGGGCGATGATCACCGGGTTCCTCATCATCGGGACCGCCGGCTGGACGTGGCTCGGGAGCTTCGACCGCCGGACCCGGTTCGCGGCGACGCTCGCGGTGCTCATCCTGCCGGTGCAGATCACGGTCGGCGCGATCACCGTCACCGTCGGCGGGCTCGTCCCCGGCGGCTACACCGTCTCGACGCACGCGGCCCACCTGATCGTCGCGCTGACGATCTTCACGCTGCTCGGCCTGGCGACCATCTGGGGCGGCGGGCGGGGGTCGACGCGGCTCCTCCGGATCGCGACGACCGTCGCCGTCGCGGGGATCGTCGCCAGCGCGGTGTTCTCGCGGGCGGTCCCGTTCGTGACGTACTCGCCGGGCGCGCAGGCCGGGTTTTACGTCACCGGGCTCGCCGGCCACTTGGGGCTCGTCGCGACGGTCGCGTTCGCCACCGAGGCCGTCCGCTCGGGCTACGCGGGCGTGAGCCGCTCGACGGCCGGGCGGGTCCGGCTGCTCGCCGGCGGTGCGATGGCCGCGCTCGTCCTGACGCTCCTGCTGGGCCGCGATCTGGTGTTATACACCGCGGTCTGGGAGCAGCTCAACCTCGTCGCGCTGGCCGCGGCCGCCGCGCTCGCCGCGGGGGCAGCGTGGGTCGCGCGCGGCGCCGACGGCGCCGGCACCGCGACGGAGCCGATCGGCGGCGACTGAGCGGTCCCGGCGGCGAGTCGCTCACCTCGGACGGGCGGGCCGATCCACCGGATCGATCCGGAGGGATTCGGGCGACCGCCGTCGAGCCGCCTCGTCCGCGGAGGAAAGGTTAAAATCGGTTCACGTTCTCACACCGGTATGCCATACCGCACGGAGACCGACGTGAGTCGGCGGACGTACCTGAAGCTGACCGGCGGCGCCAGCGCCGTCGGGCTCTCCGGAGTCGCCGGGTGCCTCGGCGGCGGGAGCGACACCACGATCACGCCCGGCACCGCGCCCGGGTTCCCGCCGTTCGAGATGCAGGAGGACGGGGAGCTGATCGGGTTCGACATCGATCTGCTGGAGGCCGTCGTCGGCGAGACCGAGTACGAGATCGGCGAGTGGGAGACCTTCGAGTTCGACTCGCTCATCCCGGCGCTGACCCAGAACGAGCAGATCGACGTCATCGCGGCCGCCATGACGATCACCGAGGACCGCCAGGAGACGATCGCCTTCTCCGATCCCTACTGGGAGTCGGATCAGGCGATTCTCGTGCGCGAGGGCGGCAGCTTCCAGCCCGAGGCGTGGGAGGACTTCGAGGGCGTCGCGGTCGGCGCGCAGTCGGGGACGACCGGCGCAAATCAGGTGCAGTCGAATCTCGTCGACCCCGGACTCGTCGCCGAGGACGACTACCGCACGTACGGGAGCTACGTCCTCGCGGTCGAGGACCTCGAAAACGAGAACATCGACGCCGTCGTCATCGACAATCCCGTCGCCGAGACCTTCGCGGCCAACCGGGACGTGACGATCGCGTTCATCGAGGAGACCGGCGAGGAGTTCGGCTTCGGCCTCAGACAGGGCGAGTCCGAGCTCCAGTCGGCGCTCAACGACGGGCTCGCGACCGTCCGCGACAACGGTGATTACGAGGAGATAACCAACACCTGGTTCGGGCAGGAGTAGGATGTCGGTCTCCGGGACGCTCGCGCTCGTGGCGGCCGAGAGTCTCGACCCTGCGGCTCAAGCCGTGACCGGGACACGACCGGCCGGAATCGCTCCCGCGTTCATCGGCGAGGCCGCAGACTGGGAGTTCGTCCTCAGGAACGCCGACTACCTCGGCGTCGGCGCCCTGTTGACGATCGGGCTCACCATCGCGTCGATCCTCCTCGGCTTCCTCGTCGGCTTCCCGGCGGGCGCGATCGAGGTGTACGGCGACGGGTATCTCAAACGAGCCGTCAGCGTCGCGGGCGTCGTTCTCCGGGGGACGCCGATCGTCGTGATCCTCATCGTGATGTACTTCGTCGTCGGCGTCCCGCAGATCAACCTCGGGGTCGCGTCGGTCTCCTCGGCGGTCACCGCCGGGATACTCGGCCTCGGCCTCCGCAGCGCCGCCTACCAGTCGCAGATCTTCCGCGCGGCGCTGTCGAGCGTCGACGCCGGACAGCTGGAGGCCGGCCGGTCCATCGGGCTCTCGCGGTTCGAGGCGGTCCGGTACGTCGTCGTGCCGCAGGCCCTGCGCCGGTCGATCCCCGGGTTCCAAAACGAGTTCACGATCGTGTTGAAGGACACGAGTATCGTCTTCGCGATCGGGCTCGCCGAACTGCTGACCCGCGGGTACGACCTGTTCTCGGAGCAGACGACCGCGGTGCTCGAAGTCATCCTCTTTATCAGTGCAATCTACTTCGTCCTCACGTTCACGACGAACCGCGCGCTCGACCGCCTCGGCAGCTACTACGCGATCCCGGAGGGTGAGTCGGCGTGAGTGACGGCGACTTCCTCACCGTGTCCGACGTCTCGAAGTGGTACGGCGACGAGCAGGTGCTTCACGACGTCTCCTTCGAGATGGACCGCGGCGACGTGACCGTCCTGATCGGCCCGTCCGGCTCCGGCAAGTCGACGATGCTGCGCTGTGTCAACCGGCTCGCGGAGGCGCAGGAGGGGTCGATCCGGCTCGACGGCGAGGAGGTGCTCTCGCCGGACCTCGACGTCGACGACCTCCGCCGGGAGGTCGGCATGGTGTTCCAGGGGTTCAATCTGTTCGCGCACCTCACCGCGCTTAACAACGTCGCGCTCGGTCCCCGTCGGGTCCTCGGACTCTCGGAGGCCG is drawn from Halorubrum sp. CBA1229 and contains these coding sequences:
- a CDS encoding MBL fold metallo-hydrolase, which gives rise to MSTHVGPSVTLVRNATLLATVGDTTFLVDPLFASRGALPPIDDTPNDRANPLVPMPDVDLSHDAVIVTHRHPDHFDDAAKSELDADVPLFCQPAEADAFVEDGFTDVRPVEDAATFEGVTLHRTPGRHGHGELAEEMGPVSGFVLEGEATLYLAGDTVWYDPVAETLDRFEPDAVVLNGGAARFNQGEPITMGVDDVAAVREATDAAVAAVHMEAINHCLLSREELRSETDGLLVPEDGEEIEF
- a CDS encoding DUF5814 domain-containing protein; amino-acid sequence: MAFTDKIYVKNHRQLASQLETNIPKGAFAGATLDMLFTGDGLSKLDSTTRDRILDFAEDFLDCDCQANPYCGCPEEKFMRYVLELRAEGLGPQAIVDVMTDDYMVYAYTGDVLSFLDDAVRNLEAVETLADVEGNEEMSERARRAKRELSG
- a CDS encoding COX15/CtaA family protein, producing the protein MTLTLFALGVYTAATGSGLACEAQWPLCSDQLIPAMTINPDFIEWFHRAWAMITGFLIIGTAGWTWLGSFDRRTRFAATLAVLILPVQITVGAITVTVGGLVPGGYTVSTHAAHLIVALTIFTLLGLATIWGGGRGSTRLLRIATTVAVAGIVASAVFSRAVPFVTYSPGAQAGFYVTGLAGHLGLVATVAFATEAVRSGYAGVSRSTAGRVRLLAGGAMAALVLTLLLGRDLVLYTAVWEQLNLVALAAAAALAAGAAWVARGADGAGTATEPIGGD
- a CDS encoding basic amino acid ABC transporter substrate-binding protein — translated: MPYRTETDVSRRTYLKLTGGASAVGLSGVAGCLGGGSDTTITPGTAPGFPPFEMQEDGELIGFDIDLLEAVVGETEYEIGEWETFEFDSLIPALTQNEQIDVIAAAMTITEDRQETIAFSDPYWESDQAILVREGGSFQPEAWEDFEGVAVGAQSGTTGANQVQSNLVDPGLVAEDDYRTYGSYVLAVEDLENENIDAVVIDNPVAETFAANRDVTIAFIEETGEEFGFGLRQGESELQSALNDGLATVRDNGDYEEITNTWFGQE
- a CDS encoding amino acid ABC transporter permease; the encoded protein is MSVSGTLALVAAESLDPAAQAVTGTRPAGIAPAFIGEAADWEFVLRNADYLGVGALLTIGLTIASILLGFLVGFPAGAIEVYGDGYLKRAVSVAGVVLRGTPIVVILIVMYFVVGVPQINLGVASVSSAVTAGILGLGLRSAAYQSQIFRAALSSVDAGQLEAGRSIGLSRFEAVRYVVVPQALRRSIPGFQNEFTIVLKDTSIVFAIGLAELLTRGYDLFSEQTTAVLEVILFISAIYFVLTFTTNRALDRLGSYYAIPEGESA